TCACTGCCAGAAGGGGAAGACAAAAGTTTGGCACTGCAGATTTAATATCATTTACATATATTGGAAAGAGTAAGGGTCCTACGACTGATCCTGGTGGAACGCCACGCATGACCCTATctagacaataaaaacaatacttAGGTATGATTTAAACCAACTATTAAATGATCACATCCAGTAGCCTCCAATATCACGCATAAAATTGAATGTATGATGCACAGTATGTTGATGATGacttctcttctttctcagGAGCCATGGGGGAAAGAGCTCAGGAAGCCACCGCTCCAGCAGCAGAGAGTGCTCCAGCCTGCCCCGACATGAAGACCTCCACCCCAGCAACGACAGCTTTCTCAACGGCAACATGTCTGCACCAATGAACCTCAGCCCCACCCTTCATCCCAAGAACTACCAGCCGCAGATGTTTAACCACTCCACCTCCTGCAGCATGGACCTAACCAGCAGCAACTTGCCTCACCTGCTCAGCCCCAGTGAGGTCAAGAGCAAGGGCGATTTCGAGATGAACCTGGGGTCCAAGGTGTCCGACGGCCCCGGAGCCAAGTACCTCAAATCCAACTTCCGCTCGCAGCAGAATCGCCATTCTTTTGTGGAGGGGAAAACCAACACACTTCAATCAGGGGAGAAACATAATCGACACAGCTACATGGAGTCTCACAGCTCAACACCCTCCTCCTCCAAGTTCGCCTACCTGAACTTGTCCAAGAGCTATGGCACACTTAGTGATGCCAAGTCAGTGGGGAACTTAAATGATGTGCATCTGTATGCCGATGAGCCTACATCTCGCTATTTTCCTTCAAGCTGCCTTGACCTTACAGTTCCAAGCAGCCCTGCAGCCCGCCGAGTTGACAGACTGGGACCCGGCACAGCTGGCCGAGGAAGCATGCGGTCAGACAGAGAAAGCAACACTCTGGACTCCTCTTACAGGCGCTCTTCCGCGCGACACAAGGCCTCAGAGGAGACTAAGTCACCAGATGCCCTGGACCCTGGGGACAGTGGCGTCGAAAGGAGCCACGctcactctctgtctgcccCACACGACCCTCTGCCTTACGGTCAGGGATACACCAGCCCCTTCTCCTCCCAGCAGCGGCCGCACCGCCACTCTATGTATGTACGGAGGGACCATCAGAGGACACACGGGACAGACGAGGGGCTGGCGGTGGGGCAGGGCATGCCCACCAGAGCCAGCAgcctccagctcctgtctccacAACTGCAGCACCGCACGCTGCCACGCCACTCTGGGGGCTCCTCCAGAGAGGAAGACATGAGCAGGGTCAGTCACCAGCCCACATCAAACCTCTCCAAGCTTAAGGAAAGCCTAAGCCTACAGGATCTAATCATATCAAATGCCTACACCAGGTTGAGTTGGATAACTCTTCCTCAGTCTCAGTTTGTACAACAATGCAGCCAGGATTTATTCTGGTGGTTTCTGAAAATATCACGATCTGTGTTTAGTTTTTCAGCCAGATCTTGTTAGTCAGTTTCCCAGGTTTGTAAAGAAATGGAAAGGCAGAATTAACATAACTGCAGCTTCATCTATGAATGTTGCAAGTGTTAAGAGTGTGGCTTTTTCCTGTTAGGATATACAGTGAATCGTGTTacctgtatatttatatatactgtatacacacatatagtatatatagtgtgtgcgcttgtgtatttgtatgtgtttgctgCATTGCTGAGCTCACCTCATGCTTCATCATGTCTCCATTAACAGAGCGAACAAGCAACCACTGAAGTCACCCACAACAGACCCCCAATAAGGGATTCCACAAGGGACAACACTGCTTCTTTTCACACACAGCGGCAAAAAAGCGAGGTCCGACATTCTGCTTGCACCCACCATTCCCCACCCACATCCAGTCTTCCGAGAGTGCGGATGTGGGTGGATACTGCTGTCATgaactgctctctctctctctctccctttctttctctgtctctccgcATCAGATGCCTCtacattttctctgtgtgctTTGCTTCCCTCTAAAGTGACTACTGATGATACCACAGTCAAGCTTGTCATCACTGCACATTTCAGTTTGATTCTGGAACAAATTTATAGCTTCTACAGATGTTTGTTCATTATAATTAGCACTTGTAAATCAATACGcctcccctttttttctgttctctcaggtaaataaaaatatcagctCAGATAGAGAGGCATGCGAAGCAGTTAGCCTCTGAGGTTTTACGTGACTAGTTCTTCTGTTGTGACTCAGGTGGGCTTATATCATGACCAGCAAACAGAAGATGGGGGCTCTTCCAAAGAGAACCGCAACATCTACAGTGAATCCATGCCTAGGAGGGTGGGAAGCTTCTACAGAGGTTGGTTTAGTCAGATACCTCTGGCCgggtctttctttctttcactgcaCGACGGACATCAAGTTGTCAATTCAGATTCAAGCATCAGGCACTTAACTAGAGTTTACTGCAGTTgggaaaatcatttttttacaaATCTTATATGGTTATTGGTCAGACCCCATTTAAACCCAGTATAGTAGAATTCTTAATGATTGCAGAATCTTCCAAATACTATTTATTCATACCCAGACCAGATTTTTGAGCCTGATGCCATGTCtgattacagtatgtttgttaATATACCTTTTATTTAACATGAACACATaataatcaaacattttttgacaagGATCtcttattttagctttttaaacAAGATAAAGAGTCTATAGCTAACCATGTtagcagctttgtgaggctgtacttaggtacagtcTTGTTTGGAGCTAAATTCTAACAAGCTCATAGTGATAGTGTTAGCAGGTGGCTGTTAAGAAGGCATtgttcatcatttattttaacatgttatcatgttaacattttctaattagcactaacATAAATACAGTTGAGTGTGATGGGAATGTCATAAGTCCTGCACATATGtggtcaaaaatttaaaaagtattggacacattaaaattaatggCACAAGATAAGAAGTCAGACATTATTACAATTCACCCTCAGGTGAACATGAATCTCTAAACCAAATGTAATGGTACTCCATTCAATAGTTACcgaaacatttcactcaaaacaaaaaatatcaacctcatTGTGGtggtagaggaaaagtcagaggatcactaaaGTCTGTaaaattcatcctctgggaaccatgaatgtcattGCAAAATTTCTTGAAAATCCATCCAACAGTCAagctatttcagtctggaccaaaatggtggattGACAAGGCCAGCAATTGTAACCAAGGTATTTACTGAGCATTTTACAGTTAATAAACGTTTCAGTGCTCTCTGAGGAAAACGCAATGGAGACACTGTCTCTAAATTCCCTCAAACtaatctttgtctttctcttatCTGGCTTTGCTTTCATATTACTGTGACGGCATAAGAGTTTGCAAGAAAACGAGACAAACCCAGTGATCATTTTTGTAATCTATCGTATAAGCCCATTGATCTCAGTGTCCAGGATCTGTAGCGGTATTGGTGTATATTGTCTGccacagtgtattttttaacaCTACCACAAGGGGGCACCAGAGGCAGGAACTTTGAATTCTACACTTAATGGTTTTAATGAACAGAAGTTATGTTGTtgtaaaattttccattttcagttcTTAGCtgcaaatgaccacaaaaacacaaaatcctttactatattttcttctttgttaatgttaattgGGAAAATActatgtgatgttttttgtaaatatacatGTATTACCTACCAAAACCTTTTAACTTTTGGGTTACAATACACAGTCTTGATAATATAATTTAGCATgctttgaaactgtttttaagATAGCTAGGTAAAGCCTACAAAATGTACTGGAGCTGAACAGAATTGCAATTATTTTCCTCTGTGTATCAAAAAGCTGAATGaacttgtttgttgtgtttgtggaACAGTCCCTTCCCCCCGGCCAGACAACTCCTTTCATGATAGCAGGGGTCAGAGCCGGGGCTCTGGCCTGTCCGGGGACGGCAGCAGTTTGACGAACCACTCCAAACGTCAGCCAGCCTTTGACCCTTGGTAAATAGTTCTTCTAACCACAAAAGAAcatagtttattttgtttaccaGATTACCTTGACAACATCAATTTGTTCATTGTCTGGTGCTGTGTAAAACAATTTATTGGCGCATTAAATGTTACACTGGCCTTAATAGAAATTGTCAGGTCTTATTAGGAGTCGAAAGacattgtacatttttagcTCGGACATCTTGCTCAGTAcaccttgttttattttcaggacTGGCCCAGATACTGTAGTGTTGAACCAATCTGAGCCATccaaagaaaaggagaagcaGGGTTTCTTCAGAgcaataaagaagaaaaagaaaaaatctcaaATGGTGAGTTGTATGTCAAGTAATTCTGAGGATGTAAGTCGTGTCGGAAGGCACTATTTCATGCATATGTCCTTTGATGTCAACACCTTGTTTGTAAAGCTGTCTGTCTACATACTCTAGctcttcttctgcttttcaGACGTTTAATACTTTTCAATATTAGCACCTTTACAGAGATATAAAAtcatttcttcttatttttgtcatgtgCTCATGTTTCCCTGTGCCACCAGTCATGTGCCTCTATATTACAGATGGAAGTCCCTGATGGAAGACCTCCTGTCATCAAGAAAtgtcttttccctctgtttAGCCCAAAGAATAACATAAAGCATAGTTCTTCTGTGAGAGTCCTCCCTGTAGTGTCTTCTCCCATGGTACATGCTGTTTTACACTATCCTACACACATACCAACTCAGTGTCACTCATCTAACATCGCATGCATTAGTAACATTACTCAtaactgttttaatgtgtcattttaagcttgttttcactggttttatttgatcattttatagATATGATGCATTGTGGTTAATTCACGTAATAATGAGTTGCTAACATAAACCAGCCAGATCCATGGAGACAGGTAAAATAGCAGTTCAACtcttaataaatattaaaatgaagcAATAATGTTCCTGTTTTGCATATTGAAATAACAGATAATATATTTCAAGTGACTTTTACTCTTAGAATTTTCAATTTAATGAAAGCAGAGCTATTCATGAATCCCTTTACCAGTAAAATTTATGGATCTGGCTGTGTTCAGTCCATCAGATTCTGATCAATCGCCAGTGATTTCAGCCACAGGCCTAAGAGCACGTCTCTGGTTATGAGCTGAGGATGATCGAGAGCGCTCAGGCT
This genomic interval from Xiphias gladius isolate SHS-SW01 ecotype Sanya breed wild chromosome 6, ASM1685928v1, whole genome shotgun sequence contains the following:
- the LOC120790448 gene encoding cyclin-dependent kinase-like 5, whose amino-acid sequence is MKIPDIGDVMNKFEVLGIVGEGAYGVVLKCRHKETNEIVAIKKFKDSEENEEVKETTLRELKMLRTLKQENIVELKEAFRRRGKLYLVFEYVEKNMLELLEELPNGVPTEKARSYIYQLIKAIHWCHKHDIVHRDIKPENLLISSDDVLKLCDFGFARNLSEGTDANYTEYVATRWYRSPELLLGAPYGKAVDMWSVGCILGELSDGQPLFPGESEIDQLFTIQKVLGPLPPEQMKLFYNNPRFHGLRFPAVNHPQTLERRYLGIIGGGLLDLLKNLLLLNPTERFLTEQSLNHHAFQTLRLVERPGPPTPTPVRSSKRKPHHGDNTTPSRSHGGKSSGSHRSSSRECSSLPRHEDLHPSNDSFLNGNMSAPMNLSPTLHPKNYQPQMFNHSTSCSMDLTSSNLPHLLSPSEVKSKGDFEMNLGSKVSDGPGAKYLKSNFRSQQNRHSFVEGKTNTLQSGEKHNRHSYMESHSSTPSSSKFAYLNLSKSYGTLSDAKSVGNLNDVHLYADEPTSRYFPSSCLDLTVPSSPAARRVDRLGPGTAGRGSMRSDRESNTLDSSYRRSSARHKASEETKSPDALDPGDSGVERSHAHSLSAPHDPLPYGQGYTSPFSSQQRPHRHSMYVRRDHQRTHGTDEGLAVGQGMPTRASSLQLLSPQLQHRTLPRHSGGSSREEDMSRSEQATTEVTHNRPPIRDSTRDNTASFHTQRQKSEVGLYHDQQTEDGGSSKENRNIYSESMPRRVGSFYRVPSPRPDNSFHDSRGQSRGSGLSGDGSSLTNHSKRQPAFDPWTGPDTVVLNQSEPSKEKEKQGFFRAIKKKKKKSQMMEVPDGRPPVIKKCLFPLFSPKNNIKHSSSVRVLPVVSSPMVPTDGVDTVIQKSSRASGHQSSRHRTRDKSRDRDQERDRDRDKDWPPEKLSDSHSPSQPLKSLRKLLHLSSSSSNQTAPSDMRYQPLPNPASAQGGFTDSRGHSGVSTPQLKSRQTAYPLPGQLESGWHTSALGRPEGNPYPEQMSIKGGQNGHGFGRPSRSRMPNLNDLKETAL